A segment of the Curtobacterium sp. MCSS17_007 genome:
TGCTCGGTCGCGTACACGAGCTCGGACTCCGGCGGGGTGGCGGGTGCCGGACGGAGGAGCCGCCGGGCTGCGGCGGCGCCGAGGGCGACGCTCCCGGCGGAGGCGATCGCGGTACCGGTGACGGCGGTGCGCAGGAGCTGCATGGCGCCCACTCTGCCAGCGTGACGTGTGCGTGCGTCGGGTGCTTGTGGACAGACGGGAGGCGCGGTGCCAGCTGGCACCGCGCCTCCCGTCCGTGCGGAGTGTCCTAGGCCTGGACGTCGCCGCGCCAGCCCGGCTCGGTCGGTGCGTTCTCGACGCGCTCCTTGTAGTTCTGCAGGTCCTTCTTCACGGCGTGGCCGCCGACACCGACGGCGGAGCCGAGCTTCTCGAGGAGGCCGGTCGGCTCCCAGTCGATCTGTGCGGTGACGCGGGTCTCGGTGTCCGAGAGCTTGTGGAAGGTGACGACGCCTGCGTGCTCGACCTCGCCGTCCTTGACGGTCCACGCGACGCGCTCGTCCGGGTGCTGCTCGGTGATCACGGCGCGGAAGTCGCGCTCCTGACCGGCGACCTTGACGGTCCAGTCGGTGGTCTTGTCGTCCACCTGGACGATCTTCTCGACCTCGTCGAGGAACGTGGGGAACTCCTCGAACCGGGTCCACTGGTCGTAGGCCTGGCGGACCGGGACGTTGACGTCGACGGTCTCGATGATCTGGGGCATGCTCGCTCCTTCGTTTCGTCGTACTGGTTCGTGTTCGCGTCGAACGGTAGGCGCGTTGACCTGGACGGGTTCCAGGACCGGTGTCCCCCTGCGCGGCCCGGACGAGTCGGCCTCGCGCTCTATGCTCGGGAGGATGACGGGACACGGGAAGCACGCGTTCGACGAGCGGGACGAGCACGGGATCCGGGTGCGACCGGCGCTCGCGTCGGACGTGCCGCACATCCAGCGGCTCATCGCCCCGTACGTCGACCGGCGCATCCTGCTCGGCAAGGAGAACGTCGCCCTGTACGGCTCGATCCAGCAGTTCCGGATCGCCGAGGGGCCGGACGGTGTGCCGATCGGCTGCGGCGCGCTCGCCGTGTTCTGGGACGACATCGCCGAGGTCCGCACGCTCGCGCTCGACCCCGACTGGATCCACAAGCGCGTCGGCCACCGCATGCTCGAGGCGCTCGAGCACGACGCCCGCGCGCTCGGGGTGGCCCGGATCTTCTGCCTGACCTTCGAGGTCGAGTTCTTCGCGAAGCACGGGTACCTGGAGATCGGTGAGCAGGTCGTGTCGCCCGACGTCTACGCCGAACTCGTGCGGTCGTCGGACGAAGGGGTCGCGGAGTTCCTCGACCTCGCGCGGGTGAAGCCGAACACGCTCGGCAACACCCGCATGCTGAAGATCCTCTGACGCTTTCGGTGGCGCTACGGCGTCGCGTGGCTGCGGGGCGACGGGTTCGCCCTACCCTGTGCGCATGTCGTCGTTCCGTCACCCCGTGGGGCCCGAGTCGTCCGGTGTCTACTGGCGCCGTCGCGCGCTCGTGGCCGGCGTCCTGCTGCTCGTCGTCGTGGTGGTCGTGCTGATCGTGGTCGGGCGGGGGAGCGGCTCGTCGTCGGCGTCCGCTCCGAGCGCCTCGGCGTCTGCTTCCGCTGGGTCGTCGGACGGCTCGTCCTCGGGGTCGTCGTCCGGCTCGTCGTCGTCCGGTGTTGGTACGTCGACGCCGTCCGCATCGCCGTCGGCGTCGTCCGCACCGGGCGAGGCCGCGAGCTGCTCGAAGGACCAGATCGAGCTCACCCCCGTGGTCGACAAGCGCACCTACGGTCCCACCGAGGACCCGCGGATCTCGATGTCGATCACGAACACCGGTACGGCCGACTGCCACATGGACCTGGGGTCGGCGCAGCAGGTGCTGACGATCAGCTCGGGCGAGGAGCAGTACTGGTCGTCGAAGGACTGCCAGACCGGTGGGACGAACCAGGACGTCACCATCAAGGCGGGGCAGGAGCTCACCACGCCCGCCATCGCATGGGACCGGACGCGCTCGTCGGCGACGACGTGCGACTCGTCGCGGCCGGCGGTCACCGGAGGGGGCGCGAGCTACCACCTGCAGGTCGCGGTGGGGGACCTGGCGTCGAAGGAGTCGGCGCAGTTCGTGCTGAACTGACGCCTCGGTGCCCCGTCGTCATCCGGGACACGCACCGGTTCGTCCCGCCGCTCCCGAGTGCGCCATCCTGACACTGTGTCGAGTCAGGGGATCGTCGAGCGGGAGTCGTCCTACGAGCGTGAGGCCGGCGTCGAGCCGGTGAAGATCGCGACCCTGCGGGGTCTGCGGAAGCGCGCGAAGCGCGGGTTGTTCGAGTCCGAGGACGCGAGCATCTGGTCGGACGGCGTCCGCACCGAGTAGCGGCTCGGCGGCGCTACGGCTGCTCCTCGGCCGCTTCCGGGTCCAGCCCCGTCATGAAGTCGTCGAGGAAGGTCTGCAGGTCGAACGGCGTTGCGCTGTCTTCCGGCCCTGGTCGCGAGGAAGTCATGTGACCACGGTACGGCACTCCGCTAGGCCGTCTAGCGAAGTGCGCCGAGTGGCTGGCTGGTCGATCGTGGCTGACTGCTGCTGGAACGAGAGAACGGGCCCGCCGTCCGAAGACGACGAGCCCGTTCCGAGAGGCTGAGGTCAGCCGATGACCGAGATGTTCTCGGCCTGCGGGCCCTTGCGGCCCTCGGTGATCTCGAACTCCACCTTCTGGTTCTCCTCGAGCGACTTGTAGCCGTTGCCAGCGATCGCGGAGAAGTGCGCGAAGACGTCAGCGCTGCCGTCGTCCGGAGCGATGAAGCCGAAGCCCTTTTCGTTGTTGAACCACTTGACGGTGCCAGTTGCCATGATGGCGTTTCCTTAACTTTCTTGCCAGGCGACGTTCGTTGCCTGTCTTGCGAGACGGCTCTTGCTGCCGCCGATCCCCCGACGGTTGTCTTCGGATCAGTGCGTCCCGCGGGCATGGGCCGGTGGGACGGGTTCGGGGCCAGGCGACCTGGGAAGATCAGTGACCGATGGCGCTCGAAGGTGCGGAGCACCAGAAGAACGATGGACTCCCGCCGGAGCGGTTGAGACCAACCTACCGTGATGTGGCGGCAATGGAAGGGGTGGGACGGAGAAATCCGCCTCCAGCGGAACCCGTGTGTAGTATTTCTGTATGGGAACGGTGCTGCCGGGAGTGGTCGCGTTCGTCATCGGGACGGTCCTCGCCGTCGCGGCACTCGTCCCCTGGGCGGCGCTGCAGTACCGCCGACACGGCAGCCTGGGGTTCGGGCGGAGTCTGCTGGCCTTCGCGACACTCGTGTACTCCCTCGCCCTCGTGACGTACACGCTGCTGCCCCTGCCCGACGACGTCTCCACCCTCTGCCCCGGACCGTCCCCGCAGTTCGTGCCCTTCACGTTCCTGCAGGACATCGCGAAGGAGGGCGGTGTCTCGGGGCCCCGATCGCTCCTGTCGAACCCGGCTGCGGCGCAGGTCGTGTTCAACGTCATCCTGTTCATGCCGCTCGGTGCGCTCGTCCGCCACGCGGTCCTGCGACACCGGTGGTTCGCGGGCCTCCTGCTCGGCACCGCGGTCGGGTTCGGGGTCTCGCTGCTCATCGAGTGCACGCAGCTGACCGGTGACTGGTTCCTGTACC
Coding sequences within it:
- a CDS encoding SRPBCC family protein, with translation MPQIIETVDVNVPVRQAYDQWTRFEEFPTFLDEVEKIVQVDDKTTDWTVKVAGQERDFRAVITEQHPDERVAWTVKDGEVEHAGVVTFHKLSDTETRVTAQIDWEPTGLLEKLGSAVGVGGHAVKKDLQNYKERVENAPTEPGWRGDVQA
- a CDS encoding amino-acid N-acetyltransferase, giving the protein MTGHGKHAFDERDEHGIRVRPALASDVPHIQRLIAPYVDRRILLGKENVALYGSIQQFRIAEGPDGVPIGCGALAVFWDDIAEVRTLALDPDWIHKRVGHRMLEALEHDARALGVARIFCLTFEVEFFAKHGYLEIGEQVVSPDVYAELVRSSDEGVAEFLDLARVKPNTLGNTRMLKIL
- a CDS encoding cold-shock protein, producing the protein MATGTVKWFNNEKGFGFIAPDDGSADVFAHFSAIAGNGYKSLEENQKVEFEITEGRKGPQAENISVIG